Genomic window (Streptomyces yatensis):
GCGCCCTCTCGGCCGCGGCCCTGCCGATCGCCCCGCTGTACGGGGCCTCGCTGGCGTATCTGGCCTTCCATCCGCGGCGCCGGGAACAGCGGGAGCACCCACGGGACCACGGGCTGCCCTGCACGGAGCTGAAGGTGCCCTTCGCGGCGCGCAAGCACCTGGACACCTGGCTGTGCCCGGCGTCCCCGGAGAAGGTGGTGGTGCTCGGGCACAGCATGGCCACGGCGAAGGACCACAGCCTGCGCCACGCCAAGTTCCTGCACGACGCCGGGTACACCGTCTGTCTGTTCGACCACCGCAACCACGGGGCCAGCAGCGACGACTGGGCGCTGTTCGGGCTGGGCGACCGGTTCGCGAGCGATGTCACCGCCGTGGTGTCCCATCTGCGCGGCCGGCGGGGGTACGGCACGGCGCGGATAGCCTTCTACGGCTTCTCGTTCTCGTGCTTCTCGTCCATGTGGGCGCTGACGCACGACGGGTTCGAACTTGACGCGCTGGTGTGCGACAGCGGGCCGGGGCACGACGTCCCGCCGCTGCTGCGCAAGTTCCTGGAGGCCGAGGCGCTGCCGCTGCCCGCCGTGCTGAAGGGCGAGCCGGCCCGTTCGGTGGTGGCGCGGACGCTGTGCGCGGTGGGCCCGGCCATGCT
Coding sequences:
- a CDS encoding alpha/beta hydrolase, coding for MPEPRQTSARSPSLGARALSAAALPIAPLYGASLAYLAFHPRRREQREHPRDHGLPCTELKVPFAARKHLDTWLCPASPEKVVVLGHSMATAKDHSLRHAKFLHDAGYTVCLFDHRNHGASSDDWALFGLGDRFASDVTAVVSHLRGRRGYGTARIAFYGFSFSCFSSMWALTHDGFELDALVCDSGPGHDVPPLLRKFLEAEALPLPAVLKGEPARSVVARTLCAVGPAMLRAQWPPPATGKFAKIPLLFMSGEHDAIVPPSSVDALAERYAQAETHVLPGAEHLLGLETDPEGYASVVLDFLERALG